The DNA segment TTGCTTAGAAACAATAAATATCTGTGTCAGTTGGAGAATGGAGGAGACTAAGTCATCTCATACGTTTCTTGGTCTGCATGGTTTCATTTCAAGGCAAGCCTAAATTGTAGCcaaaaaaatcttgtgttgtgtaaacAAAGAAGCAATAAAGTAAAGTTGTTCACACAAAGACAGCaagaaaatagaaagaaaacaaaaagccTTCACAAGACCactttttcttcttgttttctAGGCACTTTTTTTTGTCTCCACTGCTCTTGCATGAGTTAAGTTCTGCATGCAACCGTCTCATTCAAATCAATACCTGAGAAACAAAAAGGGTTGGATAAAAATCTGCCAAAATAGGTAAAGGAGAGGGAGAAAATGTAGGAGGGTGCAGTAGCTCACCCTCCTCTCCTGAAAACAGTTATAGCAAAACAGCAAAGTTGGGGGGAGAGACACCATTGTTCAACAGTGTGAATTCCATGGAGAACACAGAGCTCCACCATGCTCCTGAGGGTCTAATTGACACAAACGCAGTAGACTACAGTAAAATGACTTCCTTTGCAGATTTTAGAACTGTGTTCGCCATGGAATCCGTAAAGCTTTGGACAATTGCTGGCCCTATTGCTTTCAGCATACTCTGCAATTATGGTGTCAATTCCTTCACAAGTATCTTTGTTGGCCATCTTGGAGATTTGGAACTCTCTGCAGTTTCAATCTCTCTTTCAGTCATTTCAAATTTCTCTTTTGGTTTCTTGGTTAGCTTCTAACGTCTATCAACACTTGGCTTCTTTTCCCATGGTTTTATATACATCAATGTAGACAATTATGCTTGGCTCTATTTTCCATGATTTTTTCTGAATGCAATGATCTTTACCTTTCTGAACAGTAACTTCTAAAGTCCCCACATGAATATATATGTGACTCTCTCGTTACTAGACAATAGATATTCATTCTAGTTAAGAAAACCTTCTAAAATAATTGGTTAAATTTCACTTTAATTTACAAATCAACCAAAGGAAAAAAATACTCTACGTCTATATGCATTTACAAAAGATTCTAAATTGATAGAAAAAACTTGATAGCTAAttgaatatcaatttagaaaccaataatgtttttagtttttaaaatggtctttagtttaatcaatataaccagtactctaaaattggtttctatttaatgattttcttgtattgtTAATCCTGGTGGCAACCTTTGTGACTTTGAATTTGATCTTGAAAGAGCAAGTCTATATAGAATTTAATGCTTGAAACTTGTCAATATGTTAACAAGTTCATCTTACTAATCAAGCCATAAACTCTCCAAAAAATTTCATCCCACAAAAGAGTAATCTGTAAAGACATGCGCTTAATGGCAACAAAGTGTGTAGTTGTTTCTAACAAAATGGTATTTGCAGCTTGGTATGGCTAGTGCCCTTGAGACTCTATGTGGGCAAGCATTTGGTGCTGGACAAGTAGAAATGCTAGGGGTTTACATGCAACGTTCTTGGATAATCTTATTGGGTGGATGCGTGTGTCTCTTGCCAATTTACATTTTTTCTGAGAGAATCCTTTTACTCCTTGGACAAGAACGTGAGATTGCAGAGTTAGCTGGAGTATTCACTATTCAATCTATCCCTCAGATGTTTTCTCTAGCAGTCAATTTCCCTACACAGAAGTTCTTGCAGGCACAAACCAAAGTGGGGTTTCTGGCATGGGTGGGTTTTGCAGCCCTTATTTTACATGTGATAATTCTAGTTGTTTTCATGAAAGTTCTTGCTTTGGGTACCACTGGTGCTGCTATAGCCTATTGCTTAACAGCTTGGATCATTGCTTTGGCTCAAGCTGCCTATGTGATTGGCTGGTGCAAGGATGGTTGGACAGGGTTCTCTTGGTTAGCCTTCAAGGATCTTTGGGCCTTCATCAAATTGTCAGTTGCTTCTGCAGTCATGCTTTGCCTTGAGGTTTGGTATTTTATGATCTTGATTGTGCTCACTGGCCACCTTGACAATCCAGTTATTGCTGTTGGATCTCTTTCAATATGGTAAGTCATATCCAAACAACTACATTTCTCACATTATGACTATAATAATGATGAAAAAATTATAGTAATAaagatgataataataataatgtaattattatgaaaataatgaTGTTAATAATGATGACAGTGAGAGAATAGTACTAGTAATAGGATATGATGACCTTAACAATAAAAATGACAGTGATAGGAATAGTGACACTAATGACAGTTAATGTTCTAAATAGGAGAAACTCAATCATATGGAACAACACTGACTGTGATATTCTCTAAGGTTGTTCTTAAATAGTCTAAGAGCTAGTGTATTTGATACTTTCTGTTTTTGCTCTTTCAGCATGAATATAAATGGATGGGAAGGAATGTTATTTATAGGGGTCAATGCAGCAATTAGGTAAATTCTTTATTTGTGGCTTTTTTTTTCCCACTTTTACAACTTCAAggaatgattttatttttcattttgtcaGTGTGAGGGTTTCAAATGAACTCGGATTAGGACGGCCAAGAGCAGCAAAATATTCAGTGATTGTGACGATTGTTGAGTCCCTCGTCATTGGGTTAATTTTTGCAGGCATTATTTTGCTTACAAAAGATCATTTTGCTGTGATTTTCACTACAAGTAAAGAAATGATAAAAGCAGTTTCTAAATTAGCAAACCTTCTTGGCATCACCATGATTCTGAATAGTGTTCAGCCAGTGATATCAGGTAAGAGGATCCCAATAATTTGAATTGTATAAAAACACTATTATGCAGTATTAGGCAAATCATGAAatgcttctcttattctttcaGGTGTTGCTGTTGGAGGTGGTTGGCAGTATTTGGTAGCTTACATCAACCTCTTTTGTTATTATATCCTGGGACTCCCTCTTGGCTTCTTTTTTGGTTACAAGTTGGGTTATAGAGTAGAGGTAAACTATACACTCATGTTGACTAGAGATAaagttttttcatattatataagtaATTGAATCTCATTTTCTAAGCctgttttataagattgaattagacttaaattcacttcttaatatggtattagagtcatttATAACCCAATGAGAGATTGTTATCAGACCATCCACTATTGGATCAGTATCAACGTtagaggatttttttttattagcaataaacaaataaattaaaccgACTCTaaaggggtggtccaaccctcaTATAGAACAAGATAGACAAAAGCACCCCATACTCAAACAAAATCTCAAAAGATTTGTCTATTGTCTACCCCGACACTACCAACTAAATACAACAGTAAGATCAAGACCAACCCCACCGTCTTAATAGTAACTTTAAATTGAATGCATACATATCAAGGGTTCTAGACACCAGTTAGAAAATGAGAAACTCATTGATTGTGTCTGTGAAGAGATACAAGACCAAACCTTAACTTGTGTCAGAGAAAAAACTTCACAATGATCAACCACTCCTCCTTTAAACAGTTATTCATGTGTCTCTAAATCTCACTAACCAATGCAATCTAAACATTACCCATAATCAAATTAACTAAAGTAGACGCATCAAGAATTTTGAACCACTCGAAGTGTGATCTAAGAACCCGAGGATCAACCGAACTCGCTCTTAATCAATCATAGAGATTCTACTCTAGCTAAACAACTCTGCATCCGAAGAACAAATGACTTGTTGACTCCTCTGACACCCTGCACAAACAACAAAGGTTGCTCTTGACCCCAACCCCTCATCTCTCCAGATTTACCTTAGAAGCAATCTTGTTTTCAACCACCCTCCAAACTGTGACATGAGCCGAAGGAAGAGCATTAATCTTCTAGAAAAAATTGTACACCGCATATTTTCCTCGACTCACCCTCCCCTTAATAAACCGTAAGTCCACTTGACTATCCTTCCAAACTCACCTGTCCATAGTCTCCAACTCGAGCCTCTTACTAGAAATCTTCTCAAAAAGCTTACTTACCTGATCCTTCTCCCAAGTGTGagagggtgtgttggagatcttaCATCGATTTGATTAGAGATAAAAACaagaacatttcatagtatataagtgggtaaaaatctcattttataaatcg comes from the Phaseolus vulgaris cultivar G19833 chromosome 8, P. vulgaris v2.0, whole genome shotgun sequence genome and includes:
- the LOC137827016 gene encoding protein DETOXIFICATION 34; its protein translation is MENTELHHAPEGLIDTNAVDYSKMTSFADFRTVFAMESVKLWTIAGPIAFSILCNYGVNSFTSIFVGHLGDLELSAVSISLSVISNFSFGFLLGMASALETLCGQAFGAGQVEMLGVYMQRSWIILLGGCVCLLPIYIFSERILLLLGQEREIAELAGVFTIQSIPQMFSLAVNFPTQKFLQAQTKVGFLAWVGFAALILHVIILVVFMKVLALGTTGAAIAYCLTAWIIALAQAAYVIGWCKDGWTGFSWLAFKDLWAFIKLSVASAVMLCLEVWYFMILIVLTGHLDNPVIAVGSLSICMNINGWEGMLFIGVNAAISVRVSNELGLGRPRAAKYSVIVTIVESLVIGLIFAGIILLTKDHFAVIFTTSKEMIKAVSKLANLLGITMILNSVQPVISGVAVGGGWQYLVAYINLFCYYILGLPLGFFFGYKLGYRVEGIWIGMICGTALQTLILLIIVYKTNWNKEVEQASERMRQWTGQEMDINTA